The Triticum aestivum cultivar Chinese Spring chromosome 7B, IWGSC CS RefSeq v2.1, whole genome shotgun sequence genome window below encodes:
- the LOC123158771 gene encoding cell wall protein DAN4-like has translation MLPGRFLGQKKVRSLAGLSTTPRTPTPAATSRPSTTVDLLVASTTSPRVAMPGASRSSARVASSTASRTSAMVVPPAGSRTSATSAQPATSRTSTTANPYAPSRSSTTTSTTTNPPATSRTSTTANPYVTSRISAASATVAPPASSRMSKRAAPSMTSSTSTKATVASNRSMTWQPGAPTSRTVRMTTPPLSAKTSGSRAAPTRPAHTHDLHPCRSSVFIEVKCVETNLVTLQ, from the exons ATGTTGCCAGGAAGGTTTCTCGGTCAGAAGAAGGTGAGGTCACTAGCAGGTCTGTCCACAACCCCAAGAACACCAACGCCGGCCGCTACCTCAAGACCTTCAACAACCGTGGATCTGCTCGTGGCCTCAACAACGTCGCCGAGGGTGGCCATGCCTGGGGCCTCGAGATCGTCAGCAAGGGTGGCTTCCTCCACCGCATCAAGAACGTCAGCAATGGTAGTTCCGCCCGCGGGCTCAAGAACATCAGCTACGTCGGCTCAACCCGCTACCTCAAGAACGTCAACAACGGCAAATCCATATGCGCCCTCAAGATCTTCAACAAC AACGTCAACAACGACAAATCCGCCTGCAACCTCAAGAACGTCAACAACAGCAAATCCATACGTGACCTCAAGAATTTCAGCGGCGTCTGCGACGGTGGCTCCTCCTGCGTCCTCAAGAATGTCAAAAAGAGCCGCTCCGTCCATGACCTCCAGTACGTCAACTAAAGCAACGGTGGCCTCAAACCGGTCGATGACATGGCAGCCAGGTGCGCCCACCTCAAGAACGGTTAGAATGACAACCCCACCTTTGTCTGCGAAAACAAGTGGTAGTCGTGCCGCGCCCACACGTCCAGCACACACCCATGATCTCCATCCATGTAGGTCGTCCGTCTTCATTGAAGTTAAGTGCGTTGAGACCAATTTAGTTACGTTGCAGTAA